One Asterias rubens chromosome 1, eAstRub1.3, whole genome shotgun sequence genomic region harbors:
- the LOC117293546 gene encoding distal membrane-arm assembly complex protein 2-like, which produces MNCGTACSALRLVLSNAPTVCTCCRYASSVSRTNFRAILSPLREQVTYSQYRQMSLLYFLKKLPQRFKEFKKFEANVTKSAKNEEKYPPDVAAFLWLIDLNGKVRFTNGKWYSSESKGLLKPPPIDEIKRLSIDAIDAKETLVDYRGMLKITRLKQLKFLSLEGCPYIDDSCLARLVHIQDSLTHLNISKCPQITEHGFPSLTRLRNLKRINMSSLPRVPHSKVVASMLEDVLPNLKVSVITEEVEYHRRQRDKWELPPVSEETSPKQEEKSN; this is translated from the exons ATGAATTGTGGAACAGCATGCTCAGCTTTGCGACTGGTGCTGAGTAACGCACCCACAGTGTGTACTTGCTGCCGGTATGCATCAAGTGTGTCAAGAACAAATTTCAGGGCAATCCTCAGCCCTCTACGGGAGCAAGTCACATACTCGCAATACAGGCAGATGTCGTTATTATATTTTCTCAAGAAGCTACCTCAAAGATTCAAGGAGTTCAAGAAATTTGAGGCTAATGT CACCAAGAGCGCTAAGAACGAAGAGAAGTACCCCCCTGATGTAGCTGCGTTTCTCTGGCTGATCGACCTCAATGGTAAAGTGCGCTTCACCAACGGAAAGTGGTACAGCTCAGAGTCAAAAGGCCTGCTCAAACCGCCCCCTATTGATGAGATAAAGAGATTGAGCATCGATGCGATCGATGCAAAGGAAACACTTGTTGACTATAGAGGCATGTTAAAAATTA CTAGATTAAAACAGCTGAAGTTTCTCAGTCTTGAAGGGTGTCCCTACATTGATGACAGCTGTCTGGCTCGCCTTGTACATATTCAAGACTCACTCACACATCTGAACATCAGCAAGTGTCCACAAATTACCGAGCATGGATTTCCTAGTTTGACTCGCCTCAG GAACTTGAAGAGGATCAACATGAGCAGTCTTCCGAGGGTACCCCATAGCAAGGTGGTGGCCAGTATGTTGGAGGATGTACTTCCAAATCTTAAAGTTAGTGTAATCACTGAGGAGGTAGAGTACCACAGGAGACAGAGAGACAAATGGGAGCTGCCACCGGTCTCGGAAGAAACATCGCCAAAACAGGAggaaaaatcaaattaa
- the LOC117293556 gene encoding activator of 90 kDa heat shock protein ATPase homolog 1-like, giving the protein MAKWGEGDPRWIVEERSDATNVNNWHWTERDVSSWSKKKLEELLVGLKIKDDKGECLIKELNSIDGEASASNRKGKLIFFYEWSIKLEWKGNLKDCTTELTGNVEIPNISDENDLDEIDVIVTTKKNTEESRILKEITRLKGTKLIQEQIGKYLNFLKEECSKGMILPSAEVQSKSGTSIPSVSPKVASPKVQHQNQVNQENLKNIQIGVKIDTTTLKLNEEFKCSAEELYMTFTDPQRVSAFTRSQAILEPVAGGKFSLFDGNVTGEFVSLEPCKIVQRWRFKTWPDAHYSTVTIVLSQESDCTKLALTQVGIPSADFERTKSGWRTYYWQAIMGTFGFGARLF; this is encoded by the exons ATGGCTAAGTGGGGAGAAGGAGACCCAAGATGGATCGTGGAGGAGCGCTCGGACGCCACAAATGTCAACAACTGGCACTG GACCGAGAGAGATGTGTCTAGTTGGTCTAAGAAGAAACTGGAAGAACTTCTTGTTGGACTGAAGATAAAAGATGACAAAG GTGAATGCTTGATCAAGGAATTAAACAGTATAGATGGAGAGGCCTCTGCCAGTAACAGAAAAGGGAAACTCATTTTCTTCTATGAATGGAGCATCAAATTGGAATGGAAAG GTAACCTAAAGGATTGCACTACTGAACTGACGGGGAATGTGGAAATCCCAAACATAAGCGACGAAAATGACTTGGACGAGATCGAT GTTATCGTCACAACGAAGAAGAACACGGAGGAGTCTAGAATACTGAAGGAGATAACGCGTCTTAAAGGGACAAAGCTCATCCAAGAACAGATTGGCAAATACCTTAATTTCCTGAAAGAAG agtGTAGTAAAGGAATGATTCTTCCTTCAGCTGAAGTTCAGTCCAAATCTGGCACATCAATTCCATCAGTGTCACCAAAG GTTGCATCTCCCAAAGTTCAGCACCAGAATCAAGTAAACCAAGAGAACTTGAAGAACATCCAGATCGGAGTTAAGATTGACACAACAACTCTCAAGCTGAATGAAGAGTTCAAGTGTTCTGCAGAGGAGCTTTATATGACGTTCACAGACCCACag AGAGTTTCAGCATTCACAAGAAGCCAGGCCATTTTGGAGCCAGTGGCAGGGGGCAAGTTCAGCTTGTTTGATGGCAATGTCACTGGAGAGTTTGTTTCGTTG GAGCCATGCAAAATTGTTCAACGTTGGAGATTCAAGACCTGGCCCGATG CCCACTACTCAACAGTCACAATCGTGTTATCCCAGGAATCAGACTGCACAAAGTTAGCCCTCACTCAAGTTGGTATCCCGTCGGCAGACTTTGAAAGAACGAAAAGCGGCTGGAGAACCTACTACTGGCAAGCCATCATGGGCACATTCGGTTTTGGGGCCCGGCTATTTTGA